One window of Chlamydia sp. 04-14 genomic DNA carries:
- the semD gene encoding SemD/SinC family type III secretion system effector: protein MGINPSGRGNNNDLWISGAHDQHPDVQDAGGPSGAVGPHRVSSQNNTSETPSFLSRISAAVSSFFSNIFGRSSSSQTSSSRRSSNASSMQVDGSGSDTDSIKSTGSTGSSDSARSTEGAARGLQKKGYTPGVKVDSPVLPRRGGIQRPDTPPPPPPSSPSTSGIRPVRPAPPPPTTAAAQSPSTSGTGSTKRRAPQPPTGEPKRARRDSISSISSTDSTVSTDSGVAESQSIADRLKAELEIHNTTKQAQLDSLSARIKDRWIEHEIDEPVAYGLSCMQTLTARLGQARLEAQKELRVLRPGINEVPLKTAISQSRSMWDLGEKEQKQEGDSVLFQVLIRMGLEGSLLSPEVDYVDYVNQLVEEYGDLDESYDWQPTLQSLAQDLNGIRNTNPNGMQKFWSSFAGKGEVVVRSLTNKFMAANTGKYDPSSVKVDNRWNRGALDLMKSLNPGVYVKTVSILAIDAFTSRE from the coding sequence ATGGGAATTAATCCAAGCGGTCGCGGAAATAATAATGATCTATGGATTTCAGGCGCTCATGATCAACATCCAGATGTTCAGGATGCTGGAGGTCCTTCTGGAGCAGTGGGTCCCCATAGAGTTTCCTCACAAAATAATACCTCAGAAACTCCCAGTTTCTTATCAAGAATCAGTGCTGCTGTAAGTAGTTTCTTCTCCAATATATTTGGTAGAAGTTCTTCTTCACAAACTTCTTCTAGCCGTAGATCCTCAAATGCATCCAGCATGCAAGTAGATGGCTCAGGATCGGATACAGATAGTATAAAATCTACAGGTAGTACAGGCTCTAGCGATAGTGCAAGATCAACAGAAGGTGCTGCTAGAGGATTACAAAAGAAGGGCTACACTCCAGGAGTTAAAGTAGACTCTCCAGTACTTCCTCGTAGGGGTGGAATTCAACGTCCGGATACGCCGCCACCACCTCCTCCTTCTTCTCCATCAACAAGTGGTATAAGACCTGTCCGCCCTGCCCCACCACCGCCAACTACGGCAGCAGCGCAATCTCCATCAACAAGTGGAACTGGGTCTACAAAACGTAGGGCGCCTCAACCTCCAACAGGAGAGCCTAAAAGAGCACGTCGCGACAGTATATCCTCTATTTCTAGTACAGACTCTACGGTGAGTACAGATTCAGGTGTTGCTGAGTCACAATCAATAGCAGATAGATTAAAAGCAGAACTAGAGATTCATAATACAACAAAACAAGCGCAGTTAGATTCTCTATCTGCTCGGATTAAAGATCGTTGGATAGAACACGAAATAGACGAACCTGTGGCTTACGGGCTTTCCTGTATGCAGACATTAACAGCTAGATTAGGTCAGGCACGTTTGGAAGCTCAGAAAGAATTGCGTGTATTGCGACCTGGAATCAACGAGGTTCCATTAAAGACAGCAATTTCTCAATCTCGATCTATGTGGGATCTTGGAGAAAAAGAACAAAAACAGGAAGGGGATTCTGTACTTTTTCAAGTGCTGATCCGTATGGGATTAGAGGGAAGCTTGTTAAGTCCTGAAGTCGACTATGTGGATTATGTAAATCAGCTTGTTGAGGAATATGGAGATCTTGACGAAAGTTACGATTGGCAACCTACACTACAATCTCTTGCTCAGGATTTAAACGGAATAAGAAATACCAACCCTAATGGTATGCAGAAATTCTGGTCTTCATTCGCTGGAAAAGGAGAGGTTGTTGTCAGAAGTTTAACCAATAAGTTCATGGCTGCGAATACAGGAAAATATGATCCTTCTTCAGTTAAAGTAGATAATCGTTGGAATCGTGGTGCCTTAGATTTAATGAAGTCTTTAAATCCTGGGGTCTATGTAAAAACGGTTTCGATCTTGGCTATAGATGCCTTTACTTCACGAGAATAG
- a CDS encoding inorganic phosphate transporter — protein sequence MLALLIFVLLCGFYTSWNIGANDVANAVGPSVGSGVLTLRQAVIIAAIFEFLGALFLGDRVAGTIESRIVSVSDPLIASGDYVYGMTGALLATGVWLQLASYFGWPVSTTHSIVGAVIGFGLVLGKGTVIYWGSVGAILISWVISPLMGGCIAYLIFSFIRRNILYKNDPVGAMIRIAPFLAAFVIIILGIIIVSGGVVTRLLPLPWALLLVFLVGGLAYAIMFKYVHTPHCSFICSSPKSGSLLCRLKTCGGNYGRKYLIVERIFAYLQIIIACFMAFAHGSNDVANAIAPVAGVLRQAYPQVYSSYTLIGLMAFGGAGLIIGLSVWGWRVIETVGCKITELTPSRGFSVGLSAAVTIALASAMGLPISTTHVVVGAVLGIGLARGIHAINLNIIKDIIMSWFITLPAGAILSILFFFALRALFQ from the coding sequence ATGCTTGCCCTACTCATTTTTGTTCTCTTATGTGGTTTTTATACCTCTTGGAATATAGGAGCTAATGACGTTGCTAATGCCGTTGGTCCTAGTGTGGGATCCGGAGTATTAACATTACGTCAGGCTGTGATTATTGCCGCTATTTTTGAATTTTTAGGAGCATTGTTCCTCGGGGATCGTGTTGCAGGAACTATAGAAAGTCGCATAGTCTCTGTTTCAGATCCATTAATAGCTTCCGGAGATTATGTTTATGGCATGACAGGAGCTTTATTAGCGACTGGAGTATGGTTACAACTAGCATCGTATTTCGGATGGCCGGTTTCTACAACCCACTCTATAGTGGGTGCTGTGATCGGCTTTGGTCTTGTTCTTGGTAAAGGAACAGTGATTTATTGGGGATCTGTAGGGGCAATTTTAATCAGCTGGGTAATCTCTCCATTAATGGGAGGGTGCATTGCCTATCTGATCTTTTCTTTTATACGTCGAAATATCCTCTATAAAAACGATCCTGTAGGTGCGATGATCCGCATAGCGCCATTTCTTGCCGCTTTTGTCATAATTATTTTAGGAATAATTATTGTTTCTGGTGGTGTGGTTACACGTTTGCTGCCTCTGCCATGGGCTCTATTGTTAGTTTTTCTTGTGGGTGGGCTTGCTTATGCCATTATGTTTAAATATGTGCATACCCCACATTGTTCCTTTATTTGTAGTTCACCAAAATCGGGAAGTTTGCTTTGTCGTTTAAAAACATGTGGGGGAAACTACGGAAGGAAATACCTTATTGTAGAGAGAATCTTTGCCTATCTACAAATAATCATCGCTTGTTTCATGGCTTTTGCTCACGGATCTAACGATGTGGCTAATGCCATAGCTCCTGTAGCTGGAGTTTTACGGCAAGCGTACCCTCAAGTATATTCTTCTTATACGTTGATAGGACTTATGGCTTTCGGTGGTGCCGGATTAATTATAGGATTATCCGTTTGGGGATGGCGGGTGATTGAAACCGTAGGCTGTAAGATTACCGAACTTACCCCCTCACGGGGATTTTCCGTAGGGCTAAGTGCCGCTGTTACAATTGCTTTGGCATCAGCTATGGGTTTGCCCATATCTACAACCCACGTGGTTGTTGGTGCTGTCTTAGGGATAGGTCTTGCCCGTGGTATCCATGCTATTAATTTAAATATTATCAAAGACATTATCATGTCGTGGTTTATCACTCTTCCTGCAGGAGCGATACTCTCCATTCTATTTTTCTTTGCTTTAAGAGCGCTCTTCCAGTAA
- a CDS encoding TmeB family type III secretion system effector, whose product MGSPISGGGGVEPPWRDLFTEKDSSTEGEGEDIDLEDRISDHVGSILDDQQAEHGIPETNASEGMNSDLQGRIHSEPKEGFFKNILTRIRNAVHRLWYNRLGSPRFSRRENFSKNYADLFTETDLPATAVAEAKAAPEATAGCCASIRQFFMKAFRKMCCCIARRCTESSIDFCGADPEGPEGTMALALMLRMSCKWSAQQEFVYKSKNKGIDAFVAMGTAPIASTVEATAVLTRFEDILKGEKVKDPVATVRGITKLSSFSHDGIINCRGAIETLQEADTDYDYTFILDLATRLDNLASKGSEETSIVRQILSSLRYTHTTLMGEYLNLWGDDSLKTNQRIPINYDLVVTVVKNNLPSLEEAYRDNPVEYEKKLNDMIRNFFFAYENRASRLRRLYQSNIENPQDIVDEDRGQ is encoded by the coding sequence ATGGGATCGCCAATTTCAGGTGGTGGAGGCGTTGAGCCTCCATGGAGAGATTTATTTACAGAGAAGGACTCTTCGACAGAGGGCGAGGGTGAGGATATTGATTTAGAGGATCGCATTTCTGATCATGTTGGCTCTATTTTGGATGATCAACAGGCAGAGCATGGGATTCCTGAAACTAATGCTTCCGAGGGAATGAATAGTGATCTTCAAGGTAGAATACATTCAGAACCTAAGGAAGGTTTCTTTAAAAATATACTCACTAGAATACGAAACGCAGTTCATAGATTATGGTATAACAGATTAGGATCTCCTCGTTTCTCAAGACGCGAGAACTTCTCTAAAAATTATGCTGATCTTTTTACAGAAACAGATCTGCCCGCAACAGCTGTTGCGGAAGCTAAAGCAGCTCCAGAAGCTACAGCAGGATGTTGCGCATCTATAAGACAATTCTTTATGAAAGCCTTTAGAAAAATGTGCTGCTGCATCGCTAGAAGGTGCACAGAATCTTCTATAGATTTTTGTGGTGCCGATCCTGAAGGTCCTGAAGGCACTATGGCACTTGCATTAATGCTGCGCATGTCATGCAAGTGGTCTGCACAACAAGAATTTGTTTATAAATCGAAAAATAAAGGGATTGATGCCTTTGTAGCCATGGGAACAGCTCCTATTGCAAGTACTGTAGAGGCAACCGCCGTTTTAACACGTTTTGAAGATATTCTGAAGGGAGAGAAAGTAAAAGATCCTGTAGCAACAGTTCGGGGTATTACGAAACTCTCCTCGTTCTCTCATGATGGAATAATTAATTGTAGGGGGGCTATAGAGACTCTCCAAGAGGCCGACACTGACTACGACTATACATTTATACTCGATTTGGCCACACGTCTTGATAATCTCGCAAGTAAGGGATCTGAAGAAACTTCTATAGTTAGACAAATTCTCTCGTCTTTACGCTATACTCATACAACTTTAATGGGAGAGTATCTCAATTTATGGGGAGATGATTCTTTAAAGACAAATCAGCGCATTCCCATAAATTATGATTTAGTAGTGACTGTTGTCAAAAACAACTTGCCTTCTTTAGAAGAGGCATATCGCGATAATCCTGTAGAATATGAGAAAAAACTTAACGATATGATACGGAACTTTTTCTTTGCCTATGAAAATAGAGCATCTAGGTTGAGAAGGTTGTATCAAAGCAATATAGAAAATCCTCAAGATATAGTAGACGAAGATAGAGGACAGTAA
- a CDS encoding ABC transporter ATP-binding protein: MTRPPILQVKDLSVSLNKRRERYPIVESLSFDLHKGRTLAIIGESGSGKSVTAQALMQLLPSPLFSASGKILFHEKDLLEAPRGILRSIFGTKIAMIFQNPQSSLNPVFTIEQQFQELIRTHLHLPYKEGKEKIIQALIDTGFHNPELCLKLYPHQLSGGMLQRVSIAMALLSSPEILIADEPTTALDVSVQYQILQLLKGLQEKLGMSLLIITHNMGVVAETSDEVLVLYAGRMAEYAPAKEIFHNPCHPYTQDLLASRPSLQNDTFTAIPGQPPHYSALPSGCCYYPRCAKAYGKCKMEAPEVQNVSKEHKVRCWLYE; encoded by the coding sequence ATGACTCGTCCACCTATCTTACAAGTTAAAGATCTTTCGGTAAGCCTAAATAAACGTCGGGAACGCTATCCCATTGTTGAGTCATTGTCTTTTGATTTGCACAAGGGAAGAACGTTAGCGATTATCGGGGAATCGGGATCGGGGAAATCGGTAACTGCTCAAGCTCTTATGCAGCTATTACCTTCTCCGTTATTTTCTGCATCAGGAAAAATTCTTTTCCATGAAAAAGATTTATTAGAAGCTCCACGAGGAATTTTAAGATCTATTTTCGGAACGAAAATTGCTATGATTTTCCAAAATCCCCAATCCTCTTTAAATCCTGTTTTCACCATAGAACAACAATTTCAGGAGCTTATCCGCACGCATCTTCATCTTCCATATAAAGAGGGTAAAGAGAAAATTATCCAAGCTCTTATAGACACAGGATTTCATAATCCTGAACTTTGTCTAAAACTCTATCCCCATCAGCTTTCTGGAGGAATGTTACAAAGAGTTTCCATTGCTATGGCCTTGCTCTCCTCTCCGGAAATTTTAATTGCTGATGAGCCAACAACTGCTCTTGATGTTTCTGTTCAATACCAGATTTTACAGCTATTAAAAGGCTTACAGGAAAAATTAGGGATGAGTTTGTTGATTATCACCCATAACATGGGTGTTGTTGCTGAAACATCTGACGAGGTGCTCGTCCTCTACGCGGGAAGAATGGCAGAGTATGCTCCTGCTAAGGAAATTTTTCACAACCCCTGCCATCCCTATACCCAAGATCTTCTAGCCTCGCGCCCTTCACTACAAAATGACACATTTACAGCTATTCCTGGGCAACCTCCCCACTATAGCGCTCTTCCTTCAGGATGTTGTTACTATCCTAGATGTGCAAAAGCTTATGGGAAATGTAAAATGGAAGCTCCAGAAGTTCAAAATGTAAGCAAAGAGCATAAAGTAAGGTGCTGGCTATATGAGTGA
- a CDS encoding phosphoglycerate kinase, translating into MDRLTVRDLSPEEKKVLVRVDFNVPIKDGKILDDIRIRSAMPTINYLLQKRAAVILMSHLGRPKGTGFEEKYSLQPVVEVLEGYLGHHVPLAPDCIGEVARQAVAQLSPGRVLLLENLRFHRGEEHPEEDPTFAAELSSYGDFYVNDAFGTSHRKHASVYTVPQAFPGRSAAGLLMEKELEFLGQHLLLSPKRPFTAILGGSKVSSKIGVIEALLSQVDNLLLAGGMGFTFLKALGKSVGNSLVEESGIELARRVLKLAQQRNVRIVLPIDVKVAKTCEPGVAWSEVSIDQGIPSDLEGLDIGTKTVEEFCKIIDASATVFWNGPVGVYEVPPFDQGSMAIANCLARHSSATTVVGGGDAAAVVALAGCTSQVSHVSTGGGASLEFLEKGFLPGTEVLSPEQD; encoded by the coding sequence ATGGATAGATTGACAGTCAGGGACCTTTCCCCAGAAGAAAAAAAGGTTTTAGTTCGTGTAGATTTTAATGTTCCTATAAAAGATGGGAAGATTCTTGATGATATCCGCATTCGTAGCGCTATGCCAACAATCAACTATCTACTGCAAAAACGCGCTGCTGTAATTTTAATGAGTCACCTAGGCCGCCCTAAAGGAACTGGTTTCGAAGAAAAGTACTCTCTTCAACCTGTTGTTGAGGTTTTAGAAGGTTATTTAGGACATCATGTGCCCTTAGCTCCTGATTGTATCGGGGAGGTTGCTCGTCAGGCAGTAGCGCAGCTATCTCCAGGACGGGTATTGCTATTAGAGAATCTCCGTTTCCACAGGGGAGAAGAACACCCCGAAGAAGATCCCACATTTGCTGCTGAACTTTCCTCTTATGGGGACTTTTATGTGAATGATGCTTTTGGAACTTCCCACAGAAAACATGCTTCTGTGTATACGGTTCCCCAAGCGTTTCCTGGAAGATCTGCGGCAGGTCTTCTTATGGAAAAAGAACTCGAATTTTTAGGACAACACCTGCTCCTTTCTCCTAAACGTCCCTTTACTGCCATCCTTGGTGGATCTAAAGTATCTTCAAAAATAGGGGTAATAGAAGCTTTATTATCACAAGTGGATAACCTACTTTTAGCAGGAGGTATGGGATTCACTTTCTTAAAAGCACTAGGAAAGTCCGTAGGGAATTCCCTAGTTGAAGAATCAGGAATAGAACTTGCTCGTCGTGTTTTGAAACTTGCTCAGCAGCGTAATGTACGTATTGTTCTTCCTATAGATGTGAAGGTCGCAAAGACTTGCGAACCTGGAGTGGCTTGGTCAGAAGTATCTATAGATCAGGGTATTCCTTCGGATCTTGAAGGTTTAGATATCGGAACTAAGACTGTCGAGGAGTTTTGTAAAATCATTGATGCTTCAGCAACAGTATTTTGGAACGGCCCTGTCGGTGTTTATGAAGTTCCTCCTTTTGATCAAGGTTCTATGGCTATTGCTAACTGCCTAGCACGACATTCTTCTGCAACTACTGTCGTTGGTGGTGGCGATGCCGCTGCAGTTGTGGCTTTAGCCGGATGTACTTCTCAAGTCTCACATGTATCGACGGGAGGAGGAGCTTCTTTAGAATTTTTAGAAAAAGGCTTTTTACCGGGAACAGAGGTTCTATCCCCAGAGCAAGATTGA
- a CDS encoding polysaccharide deacetylase family protein: MLIVLAFRQVFFSKQPSLLEKLQRYLLLLKQTYPLVLPGEPIKKLSLMLTFDYASIDFYSHIFPFLQAHHIPAVVGIAWRYVAQDSASCLPLKHRLSPRETLAFQDEVFAAHQPFCTKQELQILADSPYIQLASSGFAIRNLQHTPPYLATEIFLSKYSIEKALGKTPLGFFYPFGKYDDACVKVVKKHYPFSFVLGNTLNRKNKNHGIYRIDMTHTAYTLPKLIHSSQYIKNWLMDKYEQTYLRWRPRKERIDFQKSYR, translated from the coding sequence ATGCTCATTGTTTTAGCCTTTCGCCAGGTTTTCTTTTCTAAACAGCCTAGCCTTTTAGAAAAACTCCAAAGGTATTTATTACTTCTTAAACAAACATACCCTTTAGTGCTCCCCGGAGAACCTATCAAAAAGTTATCCCTTATGTTAACTTTTGATTATGCTTCTATAGATTTTTACTCCCATATTTTCCCTTTTCTACAAGCTCATCATATCCCTGCTGTTGTTGGAATTGCTTGGAGGTATGTCGCCCAAGACTCTGCTTCTTGTCTTCCTCTTAAGCATCGTTTATCTCCTAGAGAAACTCTAGCTTTCCAAGATGAAGTCTTTGCAGCTCATCAACCATTTTGTACAAAACAAGAATTGCAAATACTTGCAGACTCTCCCTATATACAGTTAGCTTCATCAGGATTTGCTATTCGCAATTTGCAACATACCCCTCCCTATCTTGCTACAGAGATTTTCTTATCTAAATATTCTATAGAGAAAGCTCTTGGGAAAACTCCCTTAGGATTTTTCTATCCCTTTGGAAAGTATGATGATGCATGTGTAAAGGTAGTTAAGAAACACTACCCCTTTTCTTTTGTTTTAGGAAACACCCTAAATAGAAAAAATAAGAATCATGGGATCTATCGTATAGACATGACACATACAGCCTATACATTGCCGAAACTCATCCATAGTTCACAATACATTAAAAATTGGTTAATGGATAAATATGAGCAGACATATTTACGCTGGCGCCCTAGAAAAGAACGTATTGATTTCCAAAAAAGCTACAGATAA
- a CDS encoding ParB/RepB/Spo0J family partition protein produces MSGIINKDTIIEVAIDNIRVSPFQPRRIFSEAELQELVSSLKSVGLIHPPVVREIRSGDKVLYYELIAGERRWRALQLAGYTTIPVVLKQVIADDIAAEATLIENIQRVNLSPMEMAEAFKKLINVFGLTQDKVALRVGKKRSTVANYLRLFSLSETIQKSLYLGEITLGHAKVILTLEDPKLREILAERIISQRLAVREAEQEAKKLLSGESMISSSKERVKTPLAGNYQDMQERLSQSLGYKVTVKSQGSHHSVSLHVQDEEQLKQLEEWLLKKA; encoded by the coding sequence GTGAGTGGAATTATCAATAAAGATACGATAATAGAAGTGGCTATCGATAATATTCGAGTGAGCCCCTTTCAACCTCGTCGGATATTCTCTGAAGCAGAGCTTCAAGAACTAGTATCATCTTTAAAATCCGTAGGTTTAATTCATCCTCCCGTAGTTCGTGAAATTCGTAGTGGCGATAAAGTTTTATATTATGAATTAATTGCTGGGGAACGTCGTTGGAGAGCTTTACAGCTCGCAGGATACACCACTATTCCCGTTGTTCTTAAGCAGGTAATCGCTGATGATATTGCTGCAGAAGCAACGCTTATAGAAAATATTCAACGCGTGAACCTCAGCCCTATGGAAATGGCGGAAGCTTTTAAAAAGCTCATCAATGTTTTCGGTTTAACTCAAGATAAGGTAGCCCTACGTGTAGGGAAAAAGCGTTCTACAGTTGCCAATTACTTACGTCTTTTTTCCTTATCTGAAACGATTCAAAAAAGTCTTTATTTAGGGGAGATTACTTTAGGGCATGCTAAAGTTATCCTTACTTTAGAAGACCCTAAACTACGAGAAATTCTTGCTGAGAGGATTATCTCACAACGTCTTGCCGTTCGCGAAGCTGAACAAGAGGCAAAGAAATTGTTATCAGGCGAATCTATGATTTCTTCTTCCAAAGAACGTGTAAAAACACCCTTGGCTGGAAACTATCAAGATATGCAAGAGCGTCTTAGCCAGTCTTTAGGCTATAAGGTAACGGTAAAGTCTCAGGGTTCTCATCATAGTGTGTCACTACATGTTCAAGATGAAGAGCAGCTCAAGCAGCTAGAAGAGTGGTTGTTGAAGAAGGCTTAG
- a CDS encoding SufS family cysteine desulfurase: MVYRIKEDFPIFSNKKLQGESYIYLDSAATTHKPKKVIEAITDFYSNTYATVNRNVYSSSKNITEDYNAVRGKIREWIQASYNEEIVFTRGTTAALNLLAISANDVFIPEGGVVLVSEAEHHANVLSWELACRRRGSYVKKVAVDDSGFIDLEHLETLLKAGASFVSIAHVSNVTGCIQPLKQIAQLAHRYGAYIAVDGAQGVAHASIDVVDWDIDFYAFSAHKMYAPTGLGVLYGKKELLEKLPPVEGGGDMVSIYDSENPEYFPAPLKFEAGTPPIASILGLGAAIDYLQSLPDALYQQEEELTRYLYNELMTIPGMQILGPGANQPRGALVSLKIQGAHPFDIGCLLDLQGIAVRTGHQCAQPAMNRWNLGHVLRVSLGIYNDKEDIDTFMSALQAILARVRA; the protein is encoded by the coding sequence ATGGTATATAGGATAAAAGAAGACTTTCCTATTTTTTCTAATAAAAAGCTTCAGGGGGAATCCTATATTTACTTAGACTCTGCTGCCACTACGCATAAGCCTAAAAAGGTAATAGAGGCTATTACCGATTTTTATAGCAATACCTATGCTACTGTGAACCGCAATGTCTACAGCTCTTCAAAAAACATTACAGAAGATTATAACGCTGTTCGTGGGAAGATACGTGAGTGGATACAAGCTTCATATAATGAGGAGATTGTTTTTACTCGAGGAACCACAGCGGCTTTAAACTTATTGGCAATATCTGCTAACGATGTTTTTATTCCTGAAGGTGGTGTTGTATTAGTCTCTGAAGCTGAGCATCATGCAAATGTTTTATCTTGGGAATTAGCTTGCCGTAGACGCGGATCTTACGTGAAGAAAGTAGCCGTCGATGATTCTGGATTTATAGATTTAGAACATTTGGAGACTCTGCTTAAAGCGGGGGCTTCTTTTGTCAGTATAGCGCATGTGAGTAATGTTACAGGATGTATCCAACCTTTAAAGCAAATAGCGCAGTTAGCTCATAGATATGGAGCGTATATTGCTGTAGATGGTGCTCAGGGAGTTGCCCACGCTTCTATAGATGTTGTCGATTGGGATATTGATTTCTATGCTTTCTCAGCTCATAAAATGTATGCTCCTACTGGATTGGGAGTGTTGTATGGTAAGAAAGAGCTTTTAGAGAAGCTCCCTCCTGTAGAAGGTGGTGGGGATATGGTTTCCATCTACGATAGTGAAAATCCAGAATATTTTCCCGCGCCGTTAAAATTTGAAGCAGGAACACCACCTATAGCTTCTATTTTAGGATTAGGAGCTGCTATAGACTATCTACAATCTCTACCGGATGCTTTATATCAGCAAGAGGAAGAGTTAACCCGTTATCTTTATAATGAGCTAATGACAATTCCTGGCATGCAGATATTAGGCCCCGGGGCAAATCAGCCGCGCGGAGCTTTGGTGAGTTTGAAAATTCAAGGTGCGCATCCTTTTGATATTGGTTGTCTTTTAGATCTTCAGGGAATAGCTGTACGTACGGGTCATCAATGCGCACAACCTGCTATGAACCGATGGAATCTAGGTCATGTTCTTAGAGTGTCATTAGGGATATACAATGATAAAGAAGACATCGATACTTTTATGTCTGCTTTGCAAGCTATATTAGCTAGAGTGCGCGCATAG
- a CDS encoding TIGR00153 family protein — protein MQTLARLFGQSPFAPLQAHLEVVAFCVQQMVPIFTALRDGDYKQVQTIAKSISDKEYQADCIKNDMRNHLPVGLFMPISRAGLLEIISIQDSIADVSEDVAILLTVRQLRFYPEFEKIFFQFLHKSVETFDLTMTVIQEFNKLLESSFGGRKADKARFLVGRVAKAEHECDVIQREIMQIFFSDEFTISEKEFYLWLQVIKRAAGISDSSEKLAHRVNMTLEEK, from the coding sequence ATGCAAACCCTTGCTCGTCTGTTCGGACAGTCTCCTTTTGCCCCGCTACAAGCACACTTAGAAGTCGTAGCATTTTGCGTTCAGCAAATGGTGCCAATCTTCACAGCTTTGCGAGATGGGGATTACAAACAGGTACAAACAATAGCGAAAAGTATTTCTGATAAGGAATATCAAGCAGATTGTATAAAAAATGATATGCGCAATCACCTTCCTGTAGGCTTATTTATGCCTATATCTCGGGCGGGATTGTTAGAGATTATTTCTATACAAGATAGCATAGCTGATGTTTCCGAAGATGTGGCTATCTTACTTACTGTTAGACAGCTGCGTTTTTATCCAGAATTTGAGAAGATCTTTTTCCAATTCTTACATAAAAGTGTCGAAACTTTTGATCTTACTATGACGGTCATACAAGAATTCAATAAATTACTAGAAAGTTCTTTTGGAGGGCGTAAAGCTGATAAAGCACGTTTTCTAGTAGGTCGCGTGGCGAAGGCAGAACACGAGTGTGATGTTATTCAGCGAGAGATCATGCAAATATTCTTCTCCGATGAATTTACAATTTCTGAAAAAGAGTTTTATTTATGGCTGCAGGTAATTAAGCGTGCTGCGGGTATTTCCGATAGTTCGGAAAAACTTGCTCATCGAGTTAACATGACGCTGGAAGAAAAGTAA
- a CDS encoding oligopeptide/dipeptide ABC transporter ATP-binding protein, with the protein MSDSLVQANQLKKYYYKRSSWFRRKTIATRAIDNVSFSIPSGKIVGLIGESGSGKTTLALALSGLLSLTSGYLSFNNTPIKLHSKHDLKKLRSYVRMVFQNPKASLNPRKTIFDSLGHALIHHRIITKEKLHSVIGETLELVGLSADYFYRYPHQLSGGQQQRVSIARALLGTPKLIICDEVVSALDLSMQAQILNMLSNLQKELKMSYLFISHDLAVVRSFCSEVIIMYKGKIVESGATEDIFLNPKHPYTQMLLNSQLPDLPENRSTEHKLKAYQTNTSEIPSPTGCVFYNRCPKRQKTCLQGPIPEQTDGDKHTYQCIL; encoded by the coding sequence ATGAGTGATTCTTTAGTACAAGCCAATCAGTTAAAAAAATATTATTATAAGCGTTCGAGTTGGTTTCGAAGAAAGACAATAGCAACAAGGGCTATTGACAATGTTTCTTTTTCTATACCTTCGGGGAAGATTGTAGGTTTGATTGGAGAATCGGGCTCAGGGAAAACAACATTAGCATTAGCACTTTCCGGGCTATTGTCGCTCACCTCTGGTTATCTATCTTTTAACAATACTCCTATCAAGCTACATTCTAAACATGATTTAAAAAAGCTGCGCTCCTACGTGCGGATGGTTTTCCAAAATCCCAAAGCTTCTTTAAATCCTAGAAAAACGATTTTCGATAGCTTAGGTCACGCTCTTATTCATCATCGCATAATTACAAAAGAGAAACTCCATTCTGTAATTGGGGAAACTCTAGAACTTGTGGGGTTATCTGCAGATTATTTTTACCGTTATCCTCATCAACTCTCCGGCGGTCAACAACAACGTGTATCTATAGCTAGAGCGTTATTAGGAACTCCTAAGCTTATTATATGCGATGAGGTAGTTTCTGCTCTTGATCTCTCGATGCAAGCGCAGATCCTAAATATGCTCTCAAATTTACAAAAAGAGCTGAAGATGAGTTATCTGTTTATTTCCCATGATTTGGCTGTTGTTCGCTCTTTTTGCTCAGAAGTGATCATTATGTATAAAGGTAAGATTGTTGAATCGGGAGCTACAGAAGATATCTTCTTAAATCCTAAGCATCCCTATACTCAAATGCTTCTTAACTCGCAGCTTCCTGATCTTCCAGAAAATCGCAGTACAGAACACAAATTAAAAGCATACCAGACAAATACTTCTGAAATTCCCTCTCCTACAGGATGTGTCTTCTATAATCGCTGTCCTAAAAGACAAAAAACCTGTCTTCAAGGGCCTATTCCAGAACAAACCGATGGAGATAAGCACACATATCAGTGCATTCTTTAA